From one Azospirillum ramasamyi genomic stretch:
- a CDS encoding ABC transporter ATP-binding protein: protein MRLLVSDLTHRYDDLTVLDGIDLTLAEGEILAVIGPSGCGKSTLLGIAGGIVAPTSGSIRVEGEVPDGCLNPITFIFQDFALLPWRTVEDNIALVLEHHPLSTAERQERIDSGLRRMGLLEFRKALPKQLSGGMRQRVGIARALAVRPAMLLLDEPLSALDAQTRELLMDDFLELWRREKTTALYVTHNLDEALRLADRVCVLSRRPGRIRELVTIEEPRECRQEVSAQAHLAEVRERLWHLMKAEAQMADREIARA from the coding sequence ATGAGGCTTCTCGTTTCCGATCTGACCCACCGCTATGACGATCTGACCGTCCTTGACGGCATCGATCTGACGCTGGCGGAGGGTGAAATCCTGGCCGTGATCGGCCCCAGCGGCTGCGGCAAATCCACTTTGCTTGGCATTGCCGGCGGCATCGTCGCCCCGACCTCCGGTTCCATCCGGGTGGAGGGGGAGGTGCCGGACGGCTGCCTGAACCCCATCACCTTCATCTTCCAGGACTTCGCCCTGCTGCCCTGGCGCACGGTGGAGGACAATATCGCCCTTGTGCTGGAACATCACCCGCTCTCCACCGCCGAGCGGCAGGAGCGCATCGACAGCGGCCTGCGCCGCATGGGGCTGCTGGAGTTCCGCAAGGCCCTGCCCAAGCAGCTGTCCGGCGGCATGCGCCAGCGGGTCGGCATCGCCCGCGCGCTGGCGGTGCGTCCGGCGATGCTGTTGCTGGACGAACCGCTGTCGGCGCTCGACGCCCAGACGCGCGAACTGCTGATGGACGATTTCCTGGAACTTTGGCGGCGGGAGAAGACCACCGCCCTCTACGTCACCCACAATCTGGACGAGGCGTTGCGGCTGGCCGACCGTGTCTGCGTGCTGAGCCGCCGCCCCGGCCGCATCCGTGAACTGGTCACCATCGAGGAGCCGCGGGAGTGCCGGCAGGAGGTTTCGGCCCAGGCGCATCTGGCCGAAGTGCGCGAGCGCCTGTGGCACCTGATGAAGGCCGAAGCCCAGATGGCCGACCGGGAGATCGCCCGTGCCTGA
- a CDS encoding ABC transporter permease, protein MPDSVNPTAASTASSQGQPVRFRGGGFTVRRHPWAALAAFAVLIAVWEGASRLGLASPLFLPPPSAVGRALAGMVADGSLWLNLEASLARIAVGWVLGTAGGMLVGFAMGIFSTTRAVGVPLVSAFFPIPKIALLPLFILWFGIGEPSKFATIGFGVFFPTVIATYSAIDSVPRNLIRMAQSFGLPWRSILRSIVLPGALPGILAGFRITASIALILVVAAEMIGAEYGIGAFVLTAGNLMLTDTLLAGVLVLSLLGLAIGIVLSQLERRLLNWR, encoded by the coding sequence GTGCCTGACAGCGTGAACCCGACCGCGGCTTCGACCGCTTCGTCCCAGGGCCAGCCCGTCCGCTTCCGCGGCGGCGGCTTCACCGTCAGGCGCCATCCCTGGGCGGCGCTGGCGGCCTTCGCCGTGCTGATCGCGGTATGGGAGGGGGCGAGCCGCCTCGGCCTCGCCAGCCCGCTGTTCCTGCCGCCGCCGAGCGCGGTCGGCCGCGCGCTGGCCGGCATGGTGGCGGACGGATCGCTGTGGCTGAACCTGGAGGCGTCGCTGGCGCGCATCGCCGTCGGCTGGGTGCTGGGCACGGCGGGCGGCATGCTGGTCGGCTTCGCCATGGGCATCTTCTCCACCACCCGCGCGGTGGGCGTGCCGCTGGTGTCGGCCTTCTTCCCGATCCCCAAGATCGCGCTGCTGCCGCTGTTCATCCTTTGGTTCGGCATCGGCGAGCCGTCGAAATTCGCCACCATCGGCTTCGGCGTCTTCTTCCCCACCGTCATCGCCACCTACAGCGCCATCGATTCGGTGCCGCGCAACCTGATCCGCATGGCGCAGAGCTTCGGCCTGCCCTGGCGCTCGATCCTGCGCTCCATCGTCCTGCCCGGCGCCTTGCCCGGCATCCTGGCGGGGTTCCGCATCACCGCCTCCATCGCGCTGATCCTGGTGGTGGCGGCGGAGATGATCGGGGCCGAATACGGCATCGGCGCCTTCGTGCTGACGGCCGGCAACCTGATGCTGACCGACACGCTGCTGGCCGGCGTGCTGGTGCTGTCGCTGCTGGGGCTTGCCATCGGCATCGTGCTGTCGCAGCTCGAACGGCGTCTGCTGAACTGGCGCTGA
- a CDS encoding ABC transporter substrate-binding protein: MTLARLTRRALIATTGAAFAAGTLMSAALAQPLDKATVGVLALSSSGPIFIAKAKGYFEKEGLDVELKMFTSAQQVPVAVTSGDADFGVTGLTAGFYNLASKGAVTIIAAQSRDEPGFPLSAYVATNAAYDAGLKAPADLKGKRIAITTVGSTFHYMIGLLAQKHGFTVKDVTMVPLQDVPKMVAAFKGGQVDAVIAPSTVSRQLVADGAGKILGWVGDETPWQLGALFTSPKTMKDRRPLVEKFMRAYKTALVEYHAAFNGKDASGAPVKGPGYDELLSIIADATKQKPDIVAAGLPYVDPQARLLVDDIVNQVKFWQSEGQVDKALDPKSVMDLSVAGQ, encoded by the coding sequence ATGACCCTCGCCCGTCTCACCCGGCGCGCCCTGATCGCCACCACCGGCGCGGCCTTCGCCGCCGGTACCCTGATGTCCGCCGCGCTGGCGCAGCCGCTGGACAAGGCGACGGTCGGCGTGCTGGCGCTGTCCTCCTCCGGGCCGATCTTCATCGCCAAGGCCAAGGGCTATTTCGAGAAGGAAGGGCTGGACGTCGAGCTGAAGATGTTCACCTCGGCCCAGCAGGTGCCGGTCGCCGTGACCTCGGGCGATGCCGATTTCGGCGTCACCGGCCTGACCGCCGGCTTCTACAACCTCGCCTCGAAGGGCGCCGTCACAATCATCGCCGCGCAGAGCCGCGACGAGCCGGGCTTCCCGCTCAGCGCCTATGTGGCGACGAATGCGGCCTATGACGCCGGGCTGAAGGCGCCGGCCGACCTGAAGGGCAAGCGCATCGCCATCACCACGGTCGGCTCGACCTTCCACTACATGATCGGGCTGCTGGCGCAGAAGCATGGCTTCACGGTCAAGGACGTGACCATGGTGCCGCTGCAGGACGTGCCGAAGATGGTCGCCGCCTTCAAGGGCGGGCAGGTCGACGCCGTCATCGCGCCGTCCACCGTCTCGCGGCAGCTGGTGGCCGACGGCGCCGGCAAGATCCTGGGCTGGGTCGGCGACGAGACGCCGTGGCAGCTCGGCGCCCTGTTCACGTCGCCGAAGACGATGAAGGACCGCCGCCCGCTGGTGGAAAAGTTCATGCGCGCCTACAAGACCGCGCTGGTCGAATACCACGCCGCCTTCAACGGCAAGGACGCCTCGGGCGCTCCGGTGAAGGGCCCCGGCTATGACGAACTGCTGAGCATCATCGCCGACGCCACCAAGCAGAAGCCGGACATCGTCGCCGCCGGCTTGCCCTATGTCGATCCGCAGGCCCGCCTGCTGGTGGACGACATCGTCAACCAGGTGAAGTTCTGGCAGTCCGAAGGCCAGGTCGACAAGGCGCTGGACCCGAAGTCGGTGATGGACCTCAGCGTCGCCGGGCAGTGA
- a CDS encoding ABC transporter ATP-binding protein: protein MNEPLLTVDGLQAWYGRAHILDGIALTVGRGEVVALMGRNGAGKTTTLKAIMGLVERRAAALRFDGRDLSALPAHRIARLGVGYVPEDRHIFADLTVEENLEVGRQPPRPGAPAWTPEKLFALFPNLAEMRGRRGTRMSGGEQQMLTLARTLMGNPSLLLLDEPSEGLAPLIVKQMADAVRRLKAEGLSVLLSEQSLSFASAVADRVCVIETGRLRWTGAMAELMAEDGVRAAYLAV, encoded by the coding sequence GTGAACGAACCCCTGCTGACGGTGGACGGCCTGCAGGCCTGGTACGGCCGCGCCCACATCCTCGACGGCATCGCCCTGACCGTCGGGCGTGGCGAGGTGGTGGCGCTGATGGGCCGCAACGGCGCCGGCAAGACCACCACGCTGAAGGCGATCATGGGGCTGGTGGAGCGGCGCGCCGCCGCCCTGCGCTTCGACGGGCGCGACCTGTCCGCCCTGCCGGCCCACCGCATCGCCCGGCTCGGCGTCGGCTATGTGCCGGAGGACCGCCACATCTTCGCCGACCTGACGGTGGAGGAGAACCTGGAGGTCGGCCGCCAGCCGCCCCGCCCCGGCGCGCCCGCCTGGACGCCGGAGAAGCTGTTCGCGCTGTTCCCCAACCTCGCGGAGATGCGCGGGCGGCGCGGCACGCGGATGAGCGGCGGCGAGCAGCAGATGCTGACGCTCGCCCGCACGCTGATGGGCAACCCGTCGCTGCTGCTGCTGGACGAGCCGTCGGAAGGGCTGGCGCCGCTGATCGTGAAGCAGATGGCCGACGCGGTGCGGCGCCTGAAGGCGGAAGGGCTGTCGGTGCTGCTGTCCGAACAGAGCCTGTCCTTCGCCTCGGCGGTCGCCGACCGCGTCTGCGTCATCGAGACCGGCCGCCTGCGCTGGACCGGCGCGATGGCGGAGTTGATGGCGGAGGATGGGGTGAGGGCGGCCTATCTGGCGGTGTGA
- a CDS encoding ABC transporter ATP-binding protein — MSELPMSELVVHDLQRSFGGVQAVGGVSFTLRSGDLLALIGPNGAGKSTCFNLLNGQLRPDSGSVRLDGTELVGLPPRRIWALGVGRTFQITATFASMTVAENVQMVLLSRARRLFGLWRPAAAQFREPALALLDRVGMAAQADRPCGVLAYGDVKRVELAMALASEPTVLLMDEPTAGMAPAERLALMALTAELVRERGLAVLFTEHDMDAVFGHATRVMVLDRGRLIAEGPPDQVRANPRVQSVYLGGEA, encoded by the coding sequence ATGAGCGAGCTGCCCATGAGCGAATTGGTGGTGCACGACCTGCAACGCTCCTTCGGCGGGGTGCAGGCGGTCGGCGGCGTGTCCTTCACCCTGCGCTCCGGCGACCTGCTGGCGCTGATCGGCCCCAACGGTGCCGGCAAGAGCACCTGCTTCAACCTGCTGAACGGCCAGCTGCGCCCCGATTCGGGATCGGTCAGGCTGGACGGCACCGAACTGGTCGGGCTGCCACCCCGGCGCATCTGGGCGCTGGGGGTCGGGCGCACCTTCCAGATCACCGCGACCTTCGCCTCGATGACGGTGGCGGAGAATGTGCAGATGGTGCTGCTGTCGCGCGCGCGCCGGCTGTTCGGCCTGTGGCGCCCGGCCGCCGCCCAGTTCCGCGAACCGGCGCTGGCCCTGCTGGATCGCGTCGGCATGGCCGCCCAGGCGGATCGGCCCTGCGGCGTGCTGGCCTATGGCGACGTGAAGCGGGTCGAGCTGGCGATGGCGCTGGCGAGCGAGCCGACGGTGCTGCTGATGGACGAGCCGACCGCCGGCATGGCCCCGGCCGAACGCCTCGCCCTGATGGCGCTGACGGCGGAGCTGGTGCGCGAGCGCGGCCTCGCCGTGCTGTTCACCGAACATGACATGGACGCCGTGTTCGGCCACGCCACCCGCGTGATGGTGCTCGACCGCGGCCGGCTGATCGCGGAGGGCCCGCCGGATCAGGTGCGCGCGAACCCTCGCGTGCAATCCGTCTATCTGGGAGGCGAGGCGTGA
- a CDS encoding ABC transporter permease yields MSFLIVQALSGLATAATLFLVSSGLTIVFGVTRIVNFAHGSFYMVGAYAGWSLIERFGGTPAGFWGSVAAAALLMGVLGAAMEIGLLRRLYRSPELFQLLGTFGVVLVVQDLTAWAWGPEDLLGRRAPGLRGSVDILGQPFPLYDLVLIGLGPLVLGLLWLLFNRTRWGTLVRAATQDREMTSALGVDPARLFTGVLFLGCALAGLGGALQVPREAVNLHMDMSIVVEAFVVVVVGGMGSLTGAFLASLLIGLLQAFGILVFPQITLVLVFLFMAVVLVLRPHGLLGRAEEAPPTAPAAVTVPLSARRHAGVWALALLAVMASAPLVAGDYALILLTEVVILALFAASLHLLIGLGGLVSFGHAAWFGLGAYGSALLVKHLGAPMPLALAGAPVLAGVGALVAGWFCVRRSGLYFAMLTLAFAQIVWSIAFQWYAVTGGDNGILGVWPSAWAAGKAAYYWLTLALCGGALWLLRQAAFAPFGYALRAGRDSGLRAESVGIDVRRFQWMAFVLAGTAAGLAGGLYAFAKGSVFPTLLAVPQSVDALVMVLMGGIQTVAGPLAGAVAFHLLEAEVMSMTDWWRLALGLIIIALVLVFPKGIVGFLSGFRRRA; encoded by the coding sequence ATGTCCTTCCTCATCGTCCAGGCCCTCAGCGGGCTCGCGACCGCGGCGACGCTGTTCCTGGTGTCGTCGGGGCTGACCATCGTGTTCGGCGTGACGCGGATCGTGAATTTCGCGCATGGCTCCTTCTACATGGTCGGCGCCTATGCCGGCTGGTCGCTGATCGAGCGGTTCGGCGGCACGCCCGCCGGCTTCTGGGGCTCGGTCGCCGCCGCGGCGCTGTTGATGGGCGTTCTCGGCGCCGCGATGGAGATCGGGCTGCTGCGCCGGCTCTACCGCTCGCCCGAACTGTTCCAGCTGCTGGGCACCTTCGGCGTGGTGCTGGTGGTGCAGGACCTGACCGCCTGGGCATGGGGGCCGGAGGATCTGCTGGGCCGCCGCGCGCCGGGGCTCAGGGGTTCCGTGGATATACTGGGACAACCCTTCCCGCTCTACGACCTCGTGCTGATCGGTCTCGGGCCGCTGGTGCTGGGGCTGTTGTGGCTGCTGTTCAACCGCACCCGCTGGGGCACGCTGGTGCGCGCGGCGACGCAGGACCGCGAGATGACCAGCGCCCTGGGCGTCGATCCGGCGCGGCTGTTCACCGGCGTGCTGTTCCTCGGCTGCGCCCTGGCCGGGCTGGGCGGCGCGCTGCAGGTTCCGCGAGAGGCGGTGAACCTGCACATGGACATGTCGATCGTGGTGGAGGCCTTCGTCGTCGTCGTGGTCGGCGGCATGGGCAGCCTGACCGGCGCCTTCCTCGCCTCGCTGCTGATCGGGCTGTTGCAGGCCTTCGGCATCCTGGTCTTTCCGCAGATCACGCTGGTGCTGGTCTTCCTGTTCATGGCGGTGGTGCTGGTGCTGCGCCCGCACGGCCTGCTCGGCCGGGCCGAGGAGGCGCCGCCGACGGCACCCGCCGCCGTCACCGTTCCGCTGTCCGCCCGCCGCCATGCCGGGGTTTGGGCGCTCGCTCTGCTGGCGGTCATGGCCTCGGCACCGCTGGTCGCCGGCGACTATGCGCTGATCCTGCTGACCGAGGTGGTGATCCTCGCCCTGTTCGCCGCCAGCCTGCACCTGCTGATCGGGCTGGGCGGGCTGGTGTCCTTCGGTCATGCGGCATGGTTCGGGCTGGGCGCCTACGGCTCGGCCCTGCTGGTCAAGCATCTGGGTGCGCCGATGCCGCTGGCATTGGCCGGCGCGCCGGTCCTGGCCGGGGTGGGGGCGCTGGTGGCGGGCTGGTTCTGCGTGCGGCGCTCGGGGCTCTATTTCGCCATGCTGACGCTGGCTTTCGCGCAGATCGTCTGGTCGATCGCCTTCCAATGGTATGCCGTGACCGGCGGCGACAACGGCATCCTCGGCGTCTGGCCCTCGGCCTGGGCGGCGGGCAAGGCCGCCTATTACTGGCTGACGCTGGCGCTGTGCGGCGGGGCGCTGTGGCTGCTGCGCCAGGCGGCCTTCGCCCCCTTCGGCTATGCGCTGCGGGCCGGCCGCGACTCGGGGTTGCGCGCCGAATCGGTGGGCATCGACGTGCGCCGCTTCCAATGGATGGCCTTCGTGCTGGCGGGCACCGCGGCGGGACTGGCCGGCGGGCTCTACGCCTTCGCCAAGGGCAGCGTCTTTCCCACCCTGCTGGCGGTGCCGCAGTCGGTCGATGCGCTGGTGATGGTGCTGATGGGCGGCATCCAGACCGTCGCCGGGCCGCTGGCCGGCGCGGTGGCCTTCCACCTGCTGGAAGCCGAGGTGATGAGCATGACCGACTGGTGGCGGCTGGCGTTGGGCCTGATCATCATCGCGCTGGTGCTGGTCTTCCCCAAGGGGATAGTCGGCTTCCTGTCCGGCTTCAGGAGGCGGGCATGA
- a CDS encoding ABC transporter substrate-binding protein has product MKHRRPTASPLAKPLFPAALFAAVSFATVTATLAGIGMTAAPAAAQSAKEPATFSGAPVRVGEINSYTGLPAFTVPYRQGWQLALEEINAQGGVIGCCELQVVSRDDAGKPDDAVRVAQELVTNEAVDVLAGTYFSHIGLAVADFAARNKMPFVAAEPLTDAITWSKGNRYTFRLRPSTHMQAAMLVEEAAKLPAKRWATVAPNYEYGQSAVAVFKQLLKEKRPDVEFVAEQWPAQGKLEAGPTVQALAAANPEAIFNVTFGADLAKLVREGEGRGLFRNRQVVSLLTGEPEYLEPMKDEAPEGWIVTGYPWDQIDTPAHNAFVAAYTARFKDSPKLGSVVGYTTMKAIGAAITKAKSADAEPIVDALAGLTIDSPFGPVTFRASDHQATMGAYVGVTTVKDGRGTMKDWRYADGANYLPPDDVVRKMRPAE; this is encoded by the coding sequence ATGAAGCACCGCCGCCCGACCGCCTCGCCGCTGGCGAAGCCCCTCTTCCCGGCCGCTCTGTTCGCCGCCGTGTCATTCGCAACCGTCACCGCCACGCTGGCGGGCATCGGCATGACGGCCGCCCCCGCGGCGGCGCAGTCGGCGAAAGAGCCGGCGACCTTCTCCGGCGCACCGGTGCGGGTGGGCGAGATCAACAGCTATACCGGCCTGCCCGCCTTCACCGTCCCCTACCGCCAGGGCTGGCAGCTGGCGCTGGAGGAGATCAACGCCCAAGGCGGCGTGATCGGCTGCTGCGAATTGCAGGTCGTCTCCCGCGACGACGCCGGCAAGCCCGACGATGCGGTGCGCGTCGCCCAGGAACTGGTGACGAACGAGGCGGTCGATGTACTGGCCGGCACCTATTTCTCGCATATCGGGCTGGCCGTCGCCGATTTCGCCGCGCGCAACAAGATGCCCTTCGTCGCGGCGGAGCCGCTGACCGACGCCATCACCTGGTCGAAGGGCAACCGCTACACCTTCCGCCTGCGCCCCAGCACCCACATGCAGGCGGCGATGCTGGTGGAGGAGGCCGCGAAGCTGCCGGCCAAGCGCTGGGCCACCGTCGCGCCCAACTACGAATACGGCCAGTCGGCGGTGGCGGTGTTCAAGCAGCTGCTGAAGGAGAAGCGCCCGGACGTGGAGTTCGTGGCGGAGCAGTGGCCGGCCCAGGGCAAGCTGGAGGCCGGGCCGACCGTCCAGGCGCTGGCCGCCGCCAACCCGGAGGCGATCTTCAACGTCACCTTCGGCGCCGATCTCGCCAAGCTGGTGCGCGAGGGCGAAGGGCGCGGCCTGTTCCGCAACCGCCAGGTCGTCAGCCTGCTGACCGGCGAACCGGAATATCTGGAGCCGATGAAGGACGAGGCGCCGGAGGGCTGGATCGTCACCGGCTATCCCTGGGACCAGATCGACACCCCCGCCCACAACGCCTTCGTCGCCGCCTACACCGCCCGGTTCAAGGATTCGCCCAAGCTGGGCTCCGTCGTCGGCTACACCACGATGAAGGCGATCGGCGCCGCGATCACCAAGGCCAAGTCCGCCGATGCCGAACCGATCGTCGATGCGCTGGCCGGCCTGACCATCGACAGTCCCTTCGGGCCGGTGACCTTCCGCGCCTCCGACCATCAGGCGACGATGGGCGCCTATGTCGGCGTCACGACCGTGAAGGACGGCCGCGGCACCATGAAGGACTGGCGCTATGCCGACGGCGCCAACTACCTGCCGCCGGACGACGTGGTGCGCAAGATGCGGCCGGCGGAGTAA
- a CDS encoding MarR family winged helix-turn-helix transcriptional regulator: MDDFGRPPPDDYQLAGQVHHRLRRAYQRASAIFIDLIGDSLLTPTQWAALATLYAEGALSQNQLGRLTYMDPATTQGVILRLVERNLVERHPDPQDRRRTSVSLTRIGQALVIDLMANAAAAHERTLEPLSEAERAQFLALLARLM; encoded by the coding sequence ATGGACGACTTCGGACGACCGCCTCCCGACGACTACCAGTTGGCCGGCCAGGTTCACCACCGCCTCCGACGTGCGTACCAACGCGCCTCGGCCATCTTCATCGACCTGATCGGCGATTCGCTGCTGACCCCCACCCAATGGGCTGCGCTGGCCACCCTGTATGCCGAAGGCGCGCTGTCGCAGAACCAGCTCGGCCGGCTGACCTACATGGATCCGGCGACCACCCAGGGCGTGATCCTGCGGCTGGTGGAGCGCAATCTGGTCGAACGCCACCCCGACCCGCAGGACCGCCGCCGCACCAGCGTCAGCCTGACGCGGATCGGGCAGGCGCTGGTCATCGACCTGATGGCGAATGCCGCCGCCGCCCATGAACGGACGCTGGAACCCCTGTCGGAGGCGGAACGGGCGCAGTTCCTGGCGCTGCTGGCCCGGCTGATGTGA
- a CDS encoding outer membrane beta-barrel protein, whose amino-acid sequence MKTSTFSILALALASTGLTSLPAAAQDDLQRGETVLERRRPEVEQLGLRAGSFLFLPRVEAGATYDTNVFATRDDHKDDVIWTVRPRVDIRSDFATHALNFSASADAGRYQEYSSENYTDYALLASGRYDVNKGGALDGQLFHRRNHEGRGDINTLSGYAEPVVYYTSGGEVGYNQRFNRLRARLSGSAQYNSYNDVDLTGGGIANQEDRDRWEYATVGRVGYEFIEGYEAFVQGTYSWTRHKNDRDTFGIDRDSNGYEVVGGLATDLTGLITGEVFAGYLVRNYKDSQLSDFSGLSFGGRLNWAVTQLTSITATSSRQVRETTASPGFGTASSYTRTVFALGVDHELLRTLVLNGRLQYRQDKFNGINRDDKVYTAGVGGTYQMNRYLFLTGGYTYEKRNSNVSAVEYSDNLIFLRVGAQM is encoded by the coding sequence ATGAAGACCAGCACCTTTTCCATTCTCGCCCTCGCTCTCGCGTCGACCGGGCTGACGTCGCTTCCCGCCGCCGCCCAGGATGACCTGCAGCGTGGGGAAACCGTGCTGGAGCGCCGCCGGCCGGAGGTCGAGCAGCTCGGCCTGCGCGCGGGCTCCTTCCTGTTCCTGCCGCGGGTGGAAGCGGGCGCCACCTACGACACCAACGTCTTCGCCACCCGCGACGACCACAAGGACGACGTCATCTGGACCGTCCGCCCGCGGGTCGACATCCGGTCCGACTTCGCGACCCATGCCCTGAACTTCTCGGCTTCGGCCGACGCCGGCCGCTACCAGGAATATTCCAGCGAGAACTACACCGACTATGCCCTGCTGGCGTCCGGCCGCTACGACGTGAACAAGGGCGGCGCGCTCGACGGCCAGCTGTTCCACCGCCGCAACCATGAAGGCCGCGGCGACATCAACACCCTGTCGGGCTATGCGGAGCCGGTGGTCTACTACACCAGCGGCGGCGAGGTCGGTTACAACCAGCGCTTCAACCGCCTGCGCGCCCGCCTGTCGGGTTCCGCCCAGTACAACTCCTATAACGACGTCGACCTGACCGGCGGCGGGATCGCCAACCAGGAGGACCGCGACCGCTGGGAATACGCCACGGTCGGCCGTGTCGGCTACGAGTTCATCGAGGGCTACGAGGCCTTCGTCCAGGGCACCTATTCCTGGACCCGCCACAAGAACGACCGCGACACCTTCGGCATCGACCGCGATTCGAACGGCTACGAGGTGGTCGGCGGCCTCGCCACCGATCTGACCGGCCTGATCACCGGCGAGGTCTTCGCCGGCTATCTGGTCCGCAACTACAAGGATTCGCAGCTGTCGGACTTCAGCGGCCTGTCCTTCGGCGGACGCCTGAACTGGGCGGTCACGCAGCTGACCTCCATCACCGCCACCAGCAGCCGGCAGGTGCGTGAAACCACGGCCAGCCCGGGCTTCGGCACCGCGTCCAGCTATACCCGCACCGTCTTCGCCCTCGGCGTCGATCACGAACTGCTGCGCACCCTGGTCCTGAACGGGCGGCTGCAGTACCGCCAGGACAAGTTCAACGGCATCAACCGCGACGACAAGGTCTATACGGCCGGCGTCGGCGGCACCTACCAGATGAACCGCTACCTGTTCTTGACCGGCGGCTACACCTACGAGAAGCGCAATTCCAACGTCAGCGCCGTCGAATACAGCGACAACCTGATCTTCCTGCGGGTCGGCGCACAGATGTAA
- a CDS encoding polysaccharide biosynthesis/export family protein, with product MNRRHVIRALGQGIGLTALAVAMVGCAGNDAPLETANATQISEYRLGAGDALRVIVFGEEQLSGEFRVDGTGKVAMPLIGEVSAKDRSTRDLEKEISTRLAAGYVKDPKVSVEVLNHRPFFILGEVRNPGQYQYVNGMTALSAVAMAGGYTYRAKEDYVLITRGADPKKEIRRAPITTSVMPDDVVRVPERYF from the coding sequence ATGAATCGACGTCATGTGATCCGTGCGCTGGGCCAGGGGATCGGATTGACCGCGCTGGCCGTCGCCATGGTCGGCTGCGCCGGCAACGACGCTCCGTTGGAAACCGCCAACGCCACCCAGATCAGCGAATACCGTCTGGGTGCCGGCGATGCGCTGCGCGTGATCGTCTTCGGTGAGGAGCAACTGTCCGGCGAGTTCCGCGTCGACGGCACCGGCAAGGTCGCCATGCCGCTGATCGGCGAGGTTTCGGCCAAGGATCGCAGCACCCGCGATCTGGAGAAGGAGATCTCCACCCGTCTGGCCGCCGGCTATGTGAAGGATCCCAAGGTCAGCGTGGAGGTGCTGAACCACCGTCCCTTCTTCATCCTGGGTGAAGTGCGCAATCCCGGCCAGTACCAGTATGTCAACGGCATGACCGCCCTGTCGGCGGTGGCGATGGCCGGCGGCTACACCTATCGCGCCAAGGAGGATTACGTCCTCATCACCCGCGGCGCCGATCCCAAGAAGGAAATCCGCCGGGCGCCGATCACCACCTCGGTGATGCCGGATGACGTGGTCCGCGTGCCGGAACGCTATTTCTGA
- the rlmB gene encoding 23S rRNA (guanosine(2251)-2'-O)-methyltransferase RlmB, with amino-acid sequence MTRSKHPGSGRPSDKHSVHAAGNPRAAAPRQDQADEGTRTRRGGPKGNRPPPARGVLLYGLHPVAAAWSNPERRIHRLLATESGRSALEPAFAAARAQGLQRPEASIVDRTELERMLPAGAVHQGMVIDASPLPELGIEDLCNELAEVPSAVIVALDQVTDPHNVGAILRSAAAFGARAVVVTERHAPETTGVLAKSASGALEAVPLVRVTNLARALTDLQQNGFWAVGLAESGESTLAKLDLTGKTVLVMGAEGSGLRRLTMDRCDTIARLPTGGPVGSLNVSNAAAVALYEVVRLRE; translated from the coding sequence ATGACGCGCTCAAAACATCCCGGCTCCGGCCGCCCGTCCGACAAGCATTCCGTCCACGCCGCGGGCAACCCGCGGGCAGCCGCGCCGCGGCAGGATCAGGCGGACGAGGGCACGCGCACCCGCCGCGGCGGGCCTAAGGGCAACCGTCCGCCGCCGGCACGCGGAGTTCTTCTGTACGGCCTGCATCCGGTTGCCGCAGCCTGGTCCAACCCCGAGCGGCGCATTCACCGGCTTCTGGCGACCGAATCCGGCCGCTCCGCTCTGGAGCCCGCCTTCGCCGCGGCGCGCGCCCAGGGGCTGCAGCGGCCCGAGGCGTCGATCGTCGACCGGACGGAGCTGGAGCGCATGCTGCCGGCCGGCGCCGTCCACCAGGGCATGGTGATCGACGCCTCCCCGTTGCCGGAGCTGGGGATCGAGGATCTGTGCAACGAGTTGGCGGAAGTCCCTTCGGCGGTGATCGTCGCGCTGGATCAGGTGACCGACCCGCACAATGTCGGTGCCATCCTGCGGTCCGCCGCCGCATTTGGCGCCCGCGCGGTGGTGGTGACCGAACGCCACGCGCCGGAGACCACGGGCGTGCTGGCGAAAAGCGCGTCGGGCGCGCTGGAGGCGGTACCGCTCGTCCGCGTCACCAACCTGGCCCGCGCGCTGACCGATCTGCAGCAGAACGGCTTTTGGGCCGTGGGTCTCGCCGAGTCGGGCGAGTCGACGCTGGCGAAGCTGGACCTCACCGGCAAGACGGTGCTGGTGATGGGGGCGGAGGGCAGCGGACTGCGCCGCCTGACCATGGACCGCTGCGACACCATCGCCCGGCTGCCCACGGGCGGCCCGGTCGGCAGCCTGAACGTGTCCAACGCCGCCGCTGTGGCGCTGTATGAGGTCGTCCGCCTGCGCGAGTGA